A single Natranaerobius thermophilus JW/NM-WN-LF DNA region contains:
- a CDS encoding homocysteine S-methyltransferase family protein produces MKLKDQLVNKTLEKLLFLDGSYGTELQRRGFEGNAEILNLQDQDLVKNVHYDYASAGADLILTNTFGGNRLKLKDAGYEDKVAEINSRGVELAKESAENIDRDVLVVGDISSTGRFIEPVGDLSFTKAQQVFQEQGRYLIESGVDLIKIETMTDIKELKAAILGIRSIDEDLPLIVSMSFEQDGKTITGTSVPSYVTLMNDLPVDIIGLNCGVKSKDMLDLVKQASYYSLKPLSISPNAGDPDLDLSYSEDPQEFSFYLDAISDLDMVAIVGGCCGTTPEYVDNYCSKLKGKEKSRKLLQQSQIHKDIPTLISSRTYQLDLDNNFVKIGERINPASKKNFQEEINNKDFSRIYDEAFSQMNEGSDVIDLNLGVEEDVELEDVETIVNGLDSLGCKPLSLDIQSSVLLEKALQVYPGRPIINSSSCDKEDLDNAIDLMKKYGGVLVLLAMSGTPKKTIQKRLDELKYGLEYLESKGIDESRIMVDPLVLPVGTEHDPKTTLELIKIISQEMECKTTLGLSNLSHGLPDRPQLNSAFVSMAIYNGLDSAIMDTSDQLVTQTVEKSLMLMGKETIWEDVAIDTEDQMVKDILTGNSDKVLTQVKSYLKDMTPLEVSQQLLGKAMKEIGDLYNDKSIYLPQLLLSAETVQPSFDYLNKLVGEHQEDSKGKIMLATVEGDVHDIGKKIVGTILKSGGFEIYDLGVDLPANEIVAEVKDIKPDILGLSAMMTSTIKKIAEVTEQLQAEGIDVKVIGGGASLNPELAQKFGCHAYAKDAHEALTKCEQLMTGEKALSNER; encoded by the coding sequence TTGAAACTAAAAGATCAACTAGTTAATAAAACTTTGGAGAAGTTACTCTTTCTCGATGGCTCCTATGGTACAGAACTACAAAGAAGAGGTTTTGAAGGCAATGCGGAAATTTTAAATTTACAAGATCAGGATTTGGTAAAAAATGTGCATTATGATTATGCCTCAGCTGGTGCTGATTTAATTTTAACAAACACTTTTGGTGGTAATAGATTAAAATTGAAAGATGCCGGATATGAGGATAAAGTTGCAGAAATTAATAGCAGAGGTGTTGAGCTGGCCAAGGAGTCAGCTGAAAATATTGATAGAGATGTTTTGGTAGTAGGTGATATATCATCTACCGGTCGATTTATCGAGCCCGTAGGTGATTTGTCCTTTACAAAAGCTCAACAAGTATTCCAGGAACAAGGTCGTTATTTGATAGAAAGTGGAGTTGATCTAATAAAAATTGAAACAATGACGGATATTAAAGAGCTAAAAGCTGCTATATTAGGGATACGTTCAATAGATGAGGATTTACCCCTGATAGTTAGTATGAGTTTTGAACAAGATGGTAAAACAATTACTGGTACATCTGTACCATCTTACGTCACTTTAATGAATGATCTACCTGTGGATATTATTGGTTTGAACTGTGGAGTCAAATCGAAAGATATGTTGGATCTTGTCAAACAGGCTTCTTACTATTCACTCAAACCACTTAGCATTTCTCCTAATGCAGGAGATCCGGACTTAGATCTGAGTTATAGTGAAGATCCTCAAGAATTTTCATTTTATCTTGATGCCATTTCTGATTTAGATATGGTAGCTATTGTAGGAGGGTGTTGTGGTACCACACCCGAATATGTTGACAATTATTGTTCTAAATTAAAAGGCAAGGAAAAGTCCCGCAAGTTATTGCAACAATCTCAAATCCACAAAGATATACCAACTTTGATATCATCAAGAACTTATCAACTTGATTTAGACAATAATTTTGTCAAAATTGGTGAACGAATTAATCCAGCCTCCAAGAAAAACTTTCAAGAAGAAATTAATAATAAAGATTTTTCAAGGATTTATGATGAAGCCTTTAGCCAGATGAATGAAGGTAGTGATGTGATTGATCTCAATTTAGGTGTGGAAGAGGACGTGGAACTAGAAGATGTGGAGACAATTGTCAACGGCTTGGATTCCCTTGGATGTAAACCATTATCTTTGGATATTCAGTCATCAGTACTCTTGGAAAAGGCACTACAGGTTTATCCGGGTAGGCCGATAATTAATTCGTCATCCTGTGACAAAGAAGACTTGGATAATGCCATTGACTTAATGAAAAAATACGGCGGAGTTTTAGTCTTGCTTGCTATGTCAGGTACTCCTAAAAAAACAATTCAAAAGCGATTGGATGAATTGAAATATGGCCTAGAATATTTAGAATCAAAAGGTATTGATGAAAGCAGGATTATGGTAGATCCCTTGGTTTTACCGGTGGGTACTGAACATGACCCAAAAACTACTTTGGAGCTGATCAAAATTATTTCCCAGGAAATGGAGTGCAAGACAACTCTAGGCTTATCAAATTTAAGTCATGGATTGCCCGATAGACCCCAACTGAACTCTGCCTTTGTTTCCATGGCAATTTATAATGGATTAGACAGCGCTATTATGGATACTTCAGATCAACTGGTAACCCAGACTGTGGAAAAATCACTGATGTTAATGGGTAAAGAAACAATTTGGGAAGATGTAGCAATCGATACTGAAGATCAGATGGTAAAAGACATTTTGACAGGCAATTCCGACAAAGTATTAACACAGGTGAAATCTTATTTAAAGGATATGACTCCTTTGGAAGTGAGTCAGCAACTGCTGGGAAAAGCTATGAAAGAGATTGGTGATTTATACAACGATAAAAGTATCTACTTACCCCAGTTGTTATTGTCAGCAGAAACAGTGCAACCTTCCTTTGACTACTTAAATAAACTTGTAGGGGAGCACCAAGAAGATAGTAAAGGAAAAATTATGTTAGCTACCGTGGAAGGTGATGTACATGACATAGGCAAAAAAATTGTAGGAACTATATTGAAAAGCGGAGGATTTGAGATATATGACTTAGGTGTTGATCTTCCAGCTAATGAAATTGTAGCAGAAGTCAAAGATATCAAACCAGATATCCTGGGTTTATCGGCCATGATGACTAGCACAATTAAAAAAATTGCAGAAGTCACAGAACAGCTTCAAGCTGAAGGAATTGATGTAAAGGTGATCGGAGGAGGCGCTTCTCTAAATCCTGAACTAGCCCAAAAGTTTGGTTGTCATGCTTATGCCAAGGATGCACATGAAGCGTTAACCAAATGTGAACAATTAATGACTGGTGAAAAAGCTTTGTCTAATGAGAGGTGA
- a CDS encoding replication-relaxation family protein has translation MANLTSRDRDVLKDLHHFRGLFSEAVKKRHFKNKNYAFERLSDLYNARYLNKERYYIATETSARKMGTLYYLTEKGADAIDASFYRVSANKGYLKKQYILSKIYEKYDIQKLDSPVTSFIYQDKQFYIVANLEGAASLQELIKKMQKNTQRKHFIITKRLPESMPDLEADVQVIIWNDNEELIAKIDYILDS, from the coding sequence ATGGCTAATTTAACCTCACGTGATAGAGATGTATTGAAAGATTTACATCACTTTCGGGGATTGTTCTCAGAAGCTGTCAAAAAAAGACATTTTAAAAACAAAAATTACGCCTTTGAAAGATTAAGCGATTTATATAACGCCAGGTATTTAAACAAAGAAAGATATTATATAGCAACTGAGACCAGTGCTCGCAAGATGGGGACCCTTTATTATTTAACAGAAAAAGGTGCCGATGCAATTGATGCTAGCTTTTATCGAGTTTCAGCAAATAAAGGTTATTTAAAAAAACAATATATATTAAGTAAGATCTATGAAAAGTATGATATTCAAAAGCTAGATTCGCCTGTGACCAGTTTTATATATCAAGATAAGCAGTTTTACATAGTAGCTAATCTAGAAGGGGCTGCCTCTTTGCAAGAGCTTATTAAAAAAATGCAGAAAAACACTCAAAGAAAACATTTTATAATTACAAAAAGACTGCCTGAATCTATGCCGGATCTTGAAGCTGATGTGCAAGTGATAATATGGAATGATAATGAAGAACTGATAGCAAAGATAGACTATATCTTGGACAGTTAA
- a CDS encoding glycerol-3-phosphate acyltransferase, translating to MSILWGIVAYLIGAFPSAQLWTKISIGEDITRLGSKNPGALNTLRNAGTIPGILTLISDMLKGFLAVLPPLILGLPYEYLFVFGILAAIGHNWPIFMKFKGGKGFASTVGSLVAISLSALFILLCVIIIFLFLFNKNASKAVAFGVWILPISTTVLFESSSILLVSLVWAMVLFIKYFPDIKKFPG from the coding sequence ATGTCTATACTTTGGGGAATTGTTGCTTATCTCATAGGTGCATTTCCCTCGGCACAACTTTGGACTAAAATAAGTATTGGAGAAGATATAACCCGTCTTGGTAGTAAAAACCCTGGGGCTTTAAATACCCTAAGGAATGCAGGAACTATACCTGGTATTTTAACACTAATTTCTGATATGTTAAAAGGCTTTTTAGCAGTACTTCCCCCTTTAATTTTGGGGTTACCATACGAGTATTTATTTGTATTTGGTATTTTGGCCGCTATTGGACACAATTGGCCAATTTTTATGAAATTCAAGGGAGGTAAAGGATTTGCATCAACTGTTGGGTCTTTAGTTGCTATATCCTTGTCGGCTTTATTTATATTACTCTGTGTAATAATAATTTTTCTGTTTTTATTTAACAAAAACGCTAGCAAAGCTGTAGCTTTTGGAGTCTGGATTCTTCCCATTAGTACCACAGTTTTATTTGAAAGCTCTTCTATTCTACTGGTTTCATTAGTTTGGGCCATGGTATTATTTATTAAATATTTTCCGGATATTAAAAAATTCCCGGGTTAA
- a CDS encoding hemerythrin domain-containing protein — translation MDALELMTTEHKSIKELLKLLRQSCLEIINETGKINTDFFKRSLNFIRNFADKHHHGKEEDMLFEIMKEEGGDLEHNLISGMEAEHNLGRLYVSQLEDAIADYEQGQSEAKLDIVGNVMAYVYLLERHIDKEDDTLFQYAKRALSQDKLNQLTELVQEYEQQSENKARRDELLSELEGLKTSPVIHK, via the coding sequence ATGGATGCTTTAGAGTTAATGACAACAGAACACAAATCTATAAAAGAACTGTTAAAATTACTAAGACAGAGCTGTCTTGAAATAATTAACGAGACAGGTAAGATAAATACTGACTTTTTTAAGAGGTCTTTAAACTTTATTCGCAATTTTGCCGACAAACATCATCATGGAAAAGAGGAAGATATGTTATTTGAAATCATGAAAGAAGAAGGGGGAGATCTTGAGCATAATTTAATTAGTGGAATGGAAGCGGAACATAATCTAGGTAGACTATATGTGTCACAGTTAGAAGATGCTATTGCAGACTATGAACAGGGGCAATCTGAAGCGAAACTGGATATTGTAGGTAATGTTATGGCCTATGTTTATTTACTAGAACGTCATATTGATAAAGAAGATGACACTTTATTTCAGTATGCTAAAAGAGCTTTATCTCAAGATAAGCTGAACCAGCTAACAGAACTTGTTCAGGAATATGAACAACAATCTGAAAACAAAGCCAGGCGTGATGAATTACTTTCTGAATTAGAAGGCCTAAAAACAAGTCCTGTTATACATAAGTAA
- a CDS encoding MFS transporter: MRTLQGNIPGYMIVMILSMGAFGVMGGALVAPALPTIGRAFEVPEGQQGFILSVYTLAAALSLPFIGYLIDVIGRRRVALACLLIDGAAGVSIIFAPSFGVVLILRFIQGIGIAGLIPVAMTIIGDLFSGEKRLQIMGYLTGIISLGAAVIPTLGGALASFDWRFVFAVYGLGFVFALFFLFTLPETSPFHFNAGSSSDNNNNQGDKTNQNTAHKSPIEYINSLFTVFKNKSIRNIMFQPLMNYFFLYALVTFFPIFLVTVHGFAEIFNGLALSMQGLFSAIIASRADLAARFMTWWQRISIGFILKGIAFLLMPLWPTGSFLLSISIIIYGVGFGIVSPTIYNRATKLPPQDLIGSVVAIFNTMRFLGMTLSPFLLGIILGFTTLNVVFLIVGVVSIMWGTFSMSQKMIA; encoded by the coding sequence ATGCGCACTCTTCAAGGGAATATACCAGGTTATATGATTGTCATGATTCTTTCTATGGGAGCCTTTGGTGTCATGGGAGGCGCTTTAGTAGCCCCCGCTCTTCCAACCATTGGTAGAGCTTTTGAGGTACCAGAAGGACAGCAAGGCTTTATACTAAGTGTTTATACTTTAGCAGCAGCCTTAAGTCTACCTTTCATTGGATATTTAATAGATGTAATTGGTAGACGAAGAGTGGCTTTGGCTTGTTTGCTAATTGATGGAGCTGCCGGAGTTTCTATTATATTTGCCCCTAGTTTTGGGGTAGTGTTAATTTTAAGATTTATCCAGGGGATTGGTATAGCTGGATTAATTCCAGTTGCCATGACTATTATTGGAGATTTGTTCTCAGGAGAAAAAAGACTACAAATTATGGGTTATTTAACAGGGATAATTTCCCTCGGAGCAGCAGTTATACCTACACTGGGTGGAGCTTTGGCGTCCTTTGATTGGCGCTTTGTGTTTGCCGTTTATGGTCTCGGATTTGTGTTTGCCTTGTTTTTCTTGTTTACTTTGCCTGAAACCTCTCCGTTTCACTTTAATGCAGGTTCTAGTAGTGATAATAACAATAATCAAGGTGATAAGACTAATCAAAATACTGCTCACAAATCTCCTATAGAATATATTAATTCATTATTTACAGTTTTCAAAAATAAAAGTATTCGTAATATTATGTTTCAACCGTTAATGAACTACTTTTTTTTATATGCTTTGGTAACCTTTTTCCCGATATTTTTAGTGACAGTCCACGGTTTCGCAGAAATATTTAATGGACTAGCCCTGTCAATGCAAGGACTGTTTTCAGCCATAATTGCTTCTCGAGCGGATTTAGCAGCTCGTTTTATGACCTGGTGGCAAAGAATTTCGATAGGATTTATTTTGAAAGGTATTGCCTTTTTATTAATGCCTTTATGGCCTACAGGGAGTTTTTTACTTAGCATAAGTATTATCATATATGGAGTAGGGTTTGGGATTGTTTCGCCTACTATATACAACAGGGCCACCAAGTTACCACCTCAAGACCTGATTGGCTCGGTAGTTGCAATTTTTAATACCATGAGATTTTTAGGAATGACTTTGTCTCCATTTTTATTGGGAATCATTCTTGGCTTTACTACATTAAATGTGGTATTTTTAATTGTTGGTGTAGTTTCAATCATGTGGGGGACTTTTTCCATGTCACAAAAAATGATTGCTTAA
- a CDS encoding FAD-dependent monooxygenase: protein MKIAILGGGLAGLSAANVLEKYGVIPTVFETKQSLTDYSPRAQTLISVFVRPIQDSISHLSEEHGLYINPKTNITELVFHSKRETAVVRGHLGYITIRGDHPSSLESQLGYNLLDTEIVNNSSFTMADLEHEFDKVIIATGDPNQVDQIKIPGNYKEIYYKDALISGEFNKNRIHIFQNHNIAPKSFGYLVPLNDSLANLKISFPIGYLNKYLAKGTISTGWQYFLQLLYNKFPGISLVEVKEFSRIVNYASTGAKGRIGNYLLTGNCLGSVMPMLGYDQFFAISSGVHAAKSVINQKNYDSLISPLMRQLTKLQTIYQGMSALDNRDFDNMVKTLNTRAGGIFFNSKYDILKVLEGLLYPMIK, encoded by the coding sequence ATGAAAATAGCCATATTAGGCGGTGGACTTGCTGGCTTATCGGCGGCTAACGTATTAGAAAAATATGGTGTAATCCCAACAGTTTTTGAAACTAAGCAATCTTTGACGGATTATAGTCCCAGGGCCCAAACTTTAATTTCAGTATTTGTCAGACCAATACAAGATAGTATCTCCCATTTGTCCGAAGAACATGGTTTATACATAAATCCTAAAACTAACATAACGGAACTAGTATTTCATTCTAAACGAGAAACAGCCGTAGTCAGAGGCCACTTAGGGTATATAACAATTAGGGGAGATCATCCTAGTTCTTTGGAAAGCCAACTAGGTTACAATCTTTTAGATACTGAAATTGTAAATAATTCTTCTTTTACTATGGCTGATCTTGAACATGAATTTGATAAGGTGATTATAGCCACGGGAGATCCTAATCAGGTTGATCAAATAAAAATTCCCGGAAATTATAAAGAAATATACTATAAAGATGCTTTAATATCAGGTGAATTCAATAAAAATCGTATCCATATTTTTCAAAATCATAATATAGCTCCTAAATCTTTTGGTTATCTTGTACCACTGAATGACTCGCTTGCCAATTTAAAAATTTCTTTTCCTATTGGCTATTTAAATAAGTATTTAGCTAAGGGTACGATAAGTACAGGCTGGCAATATTTTCTTCAATTATTATATAACAAGTTTCCGGGAATTTCTTTAGTGGAAGTCAAGGAATTCTCTAGAATAGTAAACTATGCTTCTACTGGAGCTAAAGGTCGCATAGGAAACTATCTGTTAACAGGAAATTGCTTAGGGTCAGTCATGCCTATGCTCGGTTATGATCAATTTTTTGCAATTTCAAGTGGAGTACATGCTGCGAAAAGTGTAATAAATCAGAAGAATTATGATTCTTTAATTTCTCCTTTGATGAGACAATTAACAAAATTACAAACCATATATCAAGGTATGAGTGCATTAGATAATAGGGATTTTGATAATATGGTGAAAACACTTAATACAAGGGCAGGTGGAATTTTCTTTAACTCAAAGTACGACATTTTAAAAGTTTTAGAGGGACTTCTTTACCCTATGATTAAATAA
- a CDS encoding LysM peptidoglycan-binding domain-containing protein, producing the protein MSRKPYRCPRNSLRYTVQETDTIYDIAKHYDISLHELKKANRHIEDLEVICPGDVLCIPREIEPRRAKVIIALNIGTNKFGYTGKWEAALYKGAIPAEETEGRFTEWKQADKNIVTFELPEEVRKSFEVPFSIPEDTYVRIRTLGNDVFPVFDLVTEPFTLVRNKKIIVPINFISKATILPLANKN; encoded by the coding sequence ATGTCCCGCAAACCATATCGTTGTCCTCGTAATTCCTTGCGATATACTGTCCAAGAGACGGATACAATTTATGATATAGCCAAGCATTATGATATTTCTTTACATGAACTTAAAAAAGCCAATCGACATATTGAAGATTTAGAAGTTATCTGTCCTGGTGATGTATTGTGCATACCAAGGGAAATTGAGCCCAGAAGAGCAAAAGTCATCATTGCCTTGAATATTGGTACAAATAAATTTGGCTATACTGGAAAATGGGAAGCGGCTCTTTATAAAGGTGCCATACCTGCCGAAGAAACAGAAGGACGGTTCACGGAATGGAAACAAGCCGACAAAAATATCGTGACTTTTGAGTTACCCGAGGAAGTCCGTAAAAGTTTTGAAGTACCTTTTAGCATACCTGAAGACACTTATGTCAGGATCAGAACTCTTGGAAATGATGTTTTTCCTGTGTTTGACCTGGTTACAGAGCCGTTTACTCTTGTTAGAAATAAAAAAATAATTGTTCCTATAAATTTTATTTCCAAAGCTACTATTTTGCCATTAGCTAATAAAAATTAA
- a CDS encoding response regulator, producing the protein MYQVLIVDDHEMIRLGLKEHLLKGEKISHVSDAENISEALKQVQEQYFHVIIMDVRLKSESGVQGCQEVLEYSPDSKVIMLTAFDDDDALIESILAGASGYLMKEVRIKSLVESVIKAAEGEQIMDAKTTEKVLEYMRNKNPNRENPTDILTNREMDILDLVAKGKTNSEIGEELHLSEKTVRNQLSRILNKLDLNNRTQAAAYYVSQIKEDS; encoded by the coding sequence ATGTACCAAGTGTTAATTGTGGATGACCATGAAATGATCCGCTTGGGCCTGAAAGAACATTTATTAAAAGGTGAGAAAATTTCCCATGTAAGTGATGCCGAAAATATATCAGAAGCTTTAAAACAAGTACAAGAACAATATTTTCACGTAATTATAATGGATGTAAGACTCAAAAGTGAAAGCGGAGTGCAAGGATGTCAAGAAGTCTTAGAATATAGCCCTGACAGTAAAGTTATAATGTTAACGGCATTTGACGATGATGATGCCCTGATTGAATCAATTTTAGCCGGTGCTTCAGGTTATTTAATGAAAGAAGTACGAATTAAATCCTTGGTTGAATCTGTGATCAAAGCTGCAGAAGGTGAACAAATAATGGATGCAAAAACTACGGAAAAAGTTCTTGAATATATGAGAAATAAAAATCCTAATCGGGAAAATCCTACTGATATATTAACAAATCGAGAAATGGATATTCTGGACTTAGTCGCTAAAGGCAAAACTAATAGTGAAATTGGTGAAGAGTTACACTTAAGTGAAAAAACTGTCAGAAACCAGCTGAGTAGAATTCTTAACAAACTGGATTTAAATAATCGGACTCAAGCAGCAGCTTATTATGTATCACAAATAAAAGAAGATAGTTAA
- a CDS encoding sensor histidine kinase, whose translation MKAFFLEYFYEVYFIYGLSFIIMGIAITLQVKEYTNKTFSNNLWLLAVFGYLHGLSEWTYFYLPYRESDFTSSSLFILEVIDLNLVGISFGFLLFFALQFLYDIHKHALVKYLFYISIGSLISWLVYFVFYQLIFIGDNPDYWFNLAEIISRYFFALPAGLIACYAVYQHKKQLQTTNKYTGYVYNLLMIAFMGYGIFAGFLVPSADFFPADVINTETFFKLTKLPVPLFRTFFSILITLSILLILRKFQLENISLIGRTVSENAILQERERIKKDLHDDIMQSIYSVGLALESCKYELDSGDTEEVRERLDKSAKQLDNILSDMRLYIQDLKSAELASLTISEIISRIVQRFKRHLNIEFKNDLKSFIDVKPEIKAAIHNTLGELLINAVKHSQADKITITIKAGQANNILITLEDNGVGVDLKELQRKQSQREKLGLVHVKERIHTLGGEFNFQTEKSKGTKFYLELPKKGG comes from the coding sequence ATGAAAGCTTTTTTCCTTGAATACTTCTATGAAGTTTATTTCATATACGGTTTATCTTTCATTATTATGGGTATTGCAATTACTCTTCAGGTTAAAGAGTATACTAATAAAACTTTTTCTAATAATCTATGGCTGCTGGCTGTTTTCGGTTACTTGCACGGATTATCAGAATGGACTTATTTTTACCTCCCTTATAGGGAGAGTGATTTTACTTCTTCATCCTTGTTTATTCTAGAAGTAATTGATTTAAATTTAGTTGGAATTTCTTTTGGATTTTTATTATTTTTTGCATTACAGTTTTTATATGATATTCATAAACATGCTTTGGTAAAATATCTCTTCTACATTTCTATTGGTAGTTTAATTTCATGGTTAGTTTATTTTGTCTTCTATCAGTTAATATTTATAGGTGATAACCCAGATTACTGGTTTAATCTGGCTGAAATAATTAGCCGATATTTCTTTGCTTTACCTGCTGGATTAATTGCTTGCTACGCCGTATATCAACACAAAAAACAATTGCAAACTACTAACAAGTATACAGGGTACGTTTATAACTTACTAATGATAGCTTTCATGGGATATGGTATATTTGCAGGTTTTCTAGTTCCAAGTGCCGACTTTTTTCCAGCAGACGTAATAAATACAGAAACTTTTTTCAAGCTTACAAAATTGCCTGTTCCTTTATTTAGAACTTTTTTTAGTATATTAATTACTCTTAGTATTCTTTTAATCTTAAGAAAGTTCCAATTAGAAAACATTTCGTTAATTGGACGAACTGTAAGCGAAAATGCTATTTTACAGGAACGGGAACGAATAAAAAAAGATCTGCACGATGATATCATGCAATCAATCTATTCTGTCGGACTAGCCCTTGAAAGTTGTAAGTATGAATTGGACTCGGGAGATACAGAGGAAGTACGAGAAAGATTGGACAAGTCTGCGAAACAACTAGATAATATTCTTTCAGATATGCGATTGTACATTCAAGATCTCAAATCTGCTGAACTGGCTTCATTAACCATTAGTGAGATAATTAGCCGAATAGTCCAGAGATTTAAACGACATTTAAACATTGAATTTAAAAATGACTTAAAATCTTTTATAGATGTTAAACCGGAAATTAAAGCTGCCATACACAATACCTTAGGAGAACTACTAATAAATGCAGTAAAGCATTCACAAGCCGATAAAATCACTATTACTATAAAAGCTGGCCAAGCTAATAACATTTTAATCACATTAGAAGATAATGGCGTGGGAGTAGATTTGAAAGAGTTGCAGAGAAAACAAAGCCAGAGAGAAAAACTCGGTCTGGTTCATGTTAAAGAACGAATTCATACCCTGGGCGGTGAATTCAATTTCCAAACCGAAAAAAGTAAAGGAACTAAGTTTTATTTAGAATTGCCAAAGAAGGGAGGGTAA